From Ipomoea triloba cultivar NCNSP0323 chromosome 5, ASM357664v1, the proteins below share one genomic window:
- the LOC116019943 gene encoding transcriptional activator DEMETER, which produces MNPHMNLGRQFFMPRENGVVDNGDPWIPVTPQRQISTRPNLNPADTQGNWQERVLTAPHLVPSEIQGNQMNPREPQTPILPGPPNLVPAEMQLGNQIERVNRQEELQRPILPGPNGIPAEMQGNQMEKAANWKDLIGIYEHLLQDSAEDTGKTQNVNSVERMDNTRAFQNTNSAVPKNLYNRELNHNWNNNLVESRSYSQNIDSYGQNLGHSSPAWNNCNTLAEVFGMRNLQTAHCSNATPDKNTYVTGKPVSSNSCSPLEGGSYRQCNTASPMLQKQAHSMSSSAASDGYNRQYRPHGGFSVLHPTSCKLYTPTPGTVASSSTASFYPLAPITPDKVQQIMMHPLDTIEEFSTPDKDKQERNVGLIQNTPDSSSAAISPLQKECNSVSGGNGDIDLNKTPQLKPQKRRKHRPKVVVEGKPKRKQRAPSTKGSTPKETPSGKRKYVRRKGLKSPSTEQSNIVDEAAASNPENHANSCRRALNFNLGNEVTGESHDRNEVTKVEAQKHTDQSFDLNLDDQNTTVSLGLHNALTASIQHELQNGGQQAETTSNCIYTAPETPLRPSTSSATSKSHTLNAIARNLSMRNPILYQNSSQNGYNQVHQLTPEEGARSQIGFQTRTIQGKTDDTSQSTLQSISQFVRNTANINEKRGCKRDYSQSSEPIALLRSQFLHHKMSQTGQPNFHCSTLEIGSEAHKKRKSEGTLYEIITSMPSCLTSNKGGSTHVQQSSFTSHANDRLSNSNLHGTITCKKAENRMNGILSNRHTDPLALGLHYLRQRASHQLHLDTEKQCITSHLPQSKEIVAKHISREGTEVHGRKAIVASSNWNYQYPSLSLSGSLQRHESRISPSMISSSTWELGRASSNQTSSPKKPPRRKSKNTQSDQQASTKARGLHEEGKYSVTVDILAVRLERMVISDKDVVPNEQNALVPYKGDGAIIPFEGYDLTKKRKPRPKVDLDPETSRLWDLLMGKEGSESTQTMDKDKEKWWEEEREVFRGRADSFIARMHLVQGDRRFSKWKGSVVDSVIGVFLTQNVSDHLSSSAFMSLAARFPVKSRSIKETNCQNGVSAWIEEPEIQVIDPDGTITYHQNIIKQPRCGQSSLTSSEASEHVIENLVKGKVHLANEHPRKTEEEVISSQNSSDSFILQANEEIRSSSGSNSEAEDHLSEHSPKNNQSHLLFPQPTELTAPFQKHQNNSMGSPLFETMSSMLEYQQSANPVYNRQNVTVDRHGTTFDYQILSDIQCQQNSGTTSGDFWMPMKEYLGSGETTSDSVRKATFLHLTANNVSRAKTSDYSGKSMGHMAGHISTSITQETASPINQPPGLDKNAFINKMSAHQVNLQPDSHSANIKLSTSRDQQETSKIIQLETTITADSNPTEANAKRQSEWKIHSSSKQSTGNDISAANARKRKSEGDRKVVFDWDSLRRQVQSKGERKERSKNTMDSIDYEAIRCAAVKDISDAIRERGMNNMLAERIKDFLNRIVRDHGSIDLEWLRDVPPDKAKEYLLSIRGLGLKSVECVRLLTLHNLAFPVDTNVGRIAVRLGWVPLQPLPESLQLHLLELYPVLETIQKYIWPRLCKLDQKTLYELHYQMITFGKVFCTKSKPNCNACPMRAECRHFASAFASARLALPGPEEKGMVSASLPVSANGNPAAAFKQMPLLPGRSEGVSVVGLPGAVEAGMIPAFLNKPMPQPPQITSVNREVEELITSNCEPIIEEPASPEPLPEVSTSDIEDAFYEDPDEIPTIELNMKEFTTNLQAILQGQNLGMQDGDLSKALITLKPDAASIPTPKLKNISHLRTEHQVYELPDVHPLLEGLDRREPDDPSPYLLAIWTPGETANSIQPPETNCNAQASGRLCNEKTCYSCNSVREADSQTVRGTLLIPCRTATRGSFPLNGTYFQVNEVFADHDSSLNPIDVPRRMIWYLPRRTVYFGTSVSTIFKGLSTEQIQHCFWKGFVCVRGFDQKTRAPRPLMARLHFPASRLVKNKNETRKKDVSAAERIDK; this is translated from the exons ATGAACCCCCATATGAATCTGGGGAGGCAATTTTTTATGCCCCGGGAGAATGGAGTCGTCGACAATGGGGATCCTTGGATTCCAGTGACACCACAAAGGCAGATCTCGACGAGACCCAATCTTAATCCTGCTGACACGCAAGGGAATTGGCAGGAACGGGTGTTAACCGCGCCTCATCTTGTTCCATCTGAAATCCAGGGGAACCAGATGAATCCGCGGGAACCCCAAACGCCAATTTTACCTGGACCCCCTAATCTTGTTCCGGCTGAAATGCAGCTCGGGAACCAGATAGAGAGGGTGAATCGGCAGGAGGAGCTGCAGAGGCCAATTTTACCAGGGCCGAATGGTATTCCAGCTGAAATGCAGGGGAACCAGATGGAGAAGGCGGCAAATTGGAAGGATCTGATTGGTATCTATGAGCACCTCCTGCAAGACAGTGCTGAGGATACAGGGAAAACTCAAAATGTTAATTCGGTGGAAAGAATGGATAATACGAGAGCATTTCAGAATACAAATTCTGCGGTGCCAAAAAATTTGTACAATAGGGAGCTTAATCATAATTGGAATAATAACCTAGTTGAAAGCAGAAGTTATAGTCAGAATATAGACTCATATGGACAAAATCTAGGCCATTCCAGTCCAGCTTGGAATAACTGTAATACTCTAGCAGAAGTGTTTGGGATGAGAAACTTGCAAACAGCACATTGCTCGAATGCAACACCAGACAAGAACACCTATGTAACTGGTAAACCAGTTAGTTCCAATTCCTGTTCTCCATTGGAAGGCGGCAGTTATAGACAATGCAATACAGCGAGCCCGATGCTTCAGAAGCAAGCCCATTCAATGAGTTCAAGTGCAGCTTCTGATGGTTACAACAGACAATACCGACCACATG GCGGTTTCTCTGTGCTGCATCCTACCAGCTGCAAACTATATACACCGACCCCGGGCACTGTTGCAAGCTCTAGTACAGCAAGTTTCTACCCACTTGCCCCAATAACACCAGATAAGGTGCAGCAAATAATGATGCACCCGCTAGATACCATTGAGGAATTCTCAACTCCTGACAAGGATAAGCAGGAAAGAAATGTTGGGCTCATACAGAATACACCAGATTCATCATCTGCTGCGATATCGCCACTGCAGAAGGAATGCAACTCGGTAAGTGGAGGAAATGGGGACATTGACCTTAACAAGACACCCCAGCTGAAGCCTCAGAAAAGACGGAAACATCGGCCAAAGGTGGTGGTGGAAGGGAAACCCAAAAGGAAACAAAGGGCTCCTTCAACAAAAGGCAGTACACCCAAGGAGACTCCATCTGGAAAAAGGAAGTACGTGAGGAGAAAGGGTCTAAAGTCCCCATCAACTGAACAATCCAATATAGTGGACGAGGCTGCTGCTTCAAATCCAGAAAATCATGCAAACTCTTGCAGGAGGGCTCTAAATTTCAACTTAGGAAATGAAGTGACAGGTGAAAGCCATGATAGAAATGAAGTGACAAAGGTAGAAGCACAAAAACACACAGACCAATCTTTTGATTTGAACTTGGATGATCAAAATACAACAGTGTCTCTGGGTCTCCACAACGCACTTACAGCATCAATCCAACATGAACTACAGAATGGAGGTCAGCAAGCAGAAACTACAAGCAATTGCATCTATACTGCTCCTGAAACGCCTCTTCGTCCGAGTACAAGCTCAGCTACTAGTAAGAGCCATACATTGAATGCCATTGCTAGAAATTTGAGCATGCGAAATCCTATTTTATATCAAAACAGCAGCCAGAATGGATACAACCAAGTACATCAACTTACCCCTGAAGAGGGTGCAAGAAGCCAAATTGGATTTCAAACAAGAACAATCCAAGGAAAAACTGATGATACGAGCCAGTCAACATTGCAGAGCATCAGTCAATTCGTGAGAAATACAGCCaatataaatgaaaaaagaggATGCAAGAGAGACTACTCCCAAAGTTCTGAGCCTATTGCACTGCTGAGATCTCAATTTTTGCACCACAAGATGTCTCAGACAGGGCAGCCCAATTTTCATTGCAGTACACTGGAGATAGGATCAGAAGCTCACAAAAAGAGGAAGTCTGAGGGCACACTTTATGAGATTATAACAAGTATGCCTTCCTGTTTAACATCTAATAAAGGTGGCTCAACACATGTTCAGCAGAGCAGCTTTACATCCCATGCTAATGACAGATTATCAAATTCAAATCTTCATGGCACAATAACCTGTAAAAAAGCAGAGAATAGGATGAATGGGATTCTGAGCAATCGGCACACAGATCCCTTGGCTTTGGGGCTTCATTACCTGAGACAGCGTGCTTCACATCAATTGCACTTAGATACAGAGAAGCAATGCATTACATCTCATTTGCCCCAAAGTAAAGAAATAGTGGCAAAGCATATATCTAGAGAAGGCACTGAAGTCCATGGTCGCAAAGCCATAGTTGCAAGTAGCAACTGGAATTATCAGTATCCAAGTCTCTCACTTTCTGGGTCTCTACAAAGGCATGAATCAAGAATTTCTCCCAGTATGATTTCCTCAAGTACATGGGAACTAGGAAGGGCATCATCCAATCAAACATCCAGTCCAAAGAAACCTCCTCGAAGAAAGAGCAAGAATACACAAAGTGACCAACAAGCCTCAACAAAAGCAAGAG GGCTACATGAGGAAGGGAAGTACTCAGTTactgttgatatacttgctgtccGGCTGGAGCGCATGGTTATCAGTGACAAGGATGTGGTTCCAAATGAGCAAAATGCACTTGTTCCATACAAAGGAGATGGTGCAATTATACCATTTGAAGGATACGATCTTACTAAAAAGCGAAAGCCACGGCCTAAAGTTGACCTTGACCCAGAGACAAGTAGGCTTTGGGACTTATTGATGGGGAAGGAAGGAAGTGAAAGCACACAAACAATGGACAAGGATAAGGAGAAATGGTGGGaagaagaaagggaagttttcCGCGGACGGGCTGACTCATTTATTGCAAGAATGCATCTTGTTCAAG GAGATAGACGATTCTCAAAATGGAAGGGATCAGTAGTTGACTCTGTAATAGGAGTGTTCCTCACACAGAATGTGTCAGACCATCTTTCAAG CTCTGCTTTCATGTCCCTAGCAGCCAGGTTTCCTGTGAAGTCAAGGAGCATCAAGGAAACAAATTGCCAAAATGGGGTAAGTGCATGGATTGAGGAACCAGAGATTCAAGTAATAGATCCAGATGGCACCATCACATATCATCAGAACATAATAAAGCAGCCAAGGTGTGGTCAAAGCTCTCTGACATCCAGTGAGGCATCAGAACATGTAATAGAAAATCTGGTGAAAGGAAAGGTCCATTTGGCAAATGAGCACCCCAGGAAAACAGAGGAAGAAGTCATTTCATCACAAAATTCTTCTGACTCTTTCATTCTTCAAGCCAATGAAGAAATCAGATCCAGCTCTGGGTCCAACTCAGAAGCTGAAGACCATTTAAGTGAGCACAGCCCCAAGAATAACCAGAGTCATCTGTTATTTCCTCAACCTACAGAATTAACAGCCCCATTCCAAAAACACCAGAATAATAGCATGGGGAGTCCACTATTTGAAACAATGAGCTCAATGCTTGAATATCAGCAATCAGCAAATCCAGTGTACAACAGACAAAATGTTACAGTGGACAGACATGGTACTACCTTTGATTACCAGATCCTATCTGATATCCAGTGTCAACAAAATTCAGGAACTACCTCTGGTGATTTCTGGATGCCCATGAAAGAATACTTGGGATCAGGGGAAACAACCTCTGATAGTGTGAGGAAAGCCACATTTTTGCATTTGACAGCTAATAATGTCAGCAGAGCAAAAACTTCGGATTACTCTGGCAAAAGCATGGGACATATGGCAGGACATATAAGCACCTCAATTACCCAAGAAACAGCATCTCCAATAAATCAACCACCAGGACTCGACAAAAATGCATTTATAAACAAGATGTCAGCACACCAAGTTAATCTACAACCAGATTCTCACTCTGCAAACATCAAGCTGTCCACCAGTCGTGATCAACAGGAGACATCCAAGATCATTCAACTGGAAACCACCATCACTGCAGACTCAAATCCTACTGAAGCCAATGCTAAAAGACAATCAG AATGGAAAATACATTCATCCAGCAAACAATCTACTGGGAATGACATTAGTGCAGCAAATGCAAGAAAGAGAAAGTCCGAAGGGGACAGGAAAGTGGTATTTGATTGGGATAGCTTGAGAAGGCAAGTTCAATCTAAGGgcgaaagaaaagaaagaagtaaGAACACAATGGACTCAATTGATTATGAAGCAATTCGCTGTGCAGCAGTCAAGGACATCTCAGATGCTATCAGGGAAAGAGGAATGAACAACATGCTAGCTGAGCGAATCAAG GACTTTCTCAACCGTATCGTTAGAGATCATGGAAGTATAGATCTAGAATGGTTAAGAGATGTGCCACCTGACAAAGCAAA GGAATATCTATTAAGTATACGAGGATTGGGTCTGAAAAGTGTGGAGTGTGTAAGGCTATTAACACTACACAATCTTGCTTTCCCG GTTGATACAAATGTTGGAAGGATTGCTGTTCGGTTGGGGTGGGTACCCCTTCAACCACTTCCTGAGTCACTCCAGTTACATCTTCTTGAGTT GTACCCAGTGCTGGAGACAATTCAGAAGTATATATGGCCCAGACTCTGCAAGCTGGATCAGAAAACACT GTATGAGCTACACTATCAAATGATTACATTTGGAAAG GTTTTCTGCACAAAAAGCAAACCAAATTGTAATGCATGTCCAATGAGAGCAGAATGTCGACATTTTGCAAGTGCTTTTGCAAG CGCAAGGCTTGCTCTTCCTGGGCCAGAAGAGAAAGGTATGGTTAGTGCAAGTCTACCCGTCTCAGCCAACGGTAATCCTGCTGCAGCATTCAAGCAGATGCCTCTTCTCCCAGGAAGGTCAGAAGGAGTAAGTGTTGTAGGTTTACCTGGTGCAGTTGAAGCTGGCATGATCCCTGCTTTCTTGAACAAGCCTATGCCACAACCTCCACAGATAACTAGTGTAAACAGAGAAGTAGAAGAACTCATTACTAGCAACTGTGAACCTATTATTGAGGAACCAGCATCACCTGAACCATTGCCAGAAGTATCAACAAGTGACATTGAGGATGCATTCTATGAAGATCCTGATGAAATCCCTACAATCGAGCTCAACATGAAAGAATTCACAACAAATCTGCAGGCTATCTTGCAAGGGCAAAATTTGGGAATGCAAGACGGTGACCTGTCCAAAGCTTTAATTACTTTGAAACCAGATGCTGCTTCCATCCCTACACCCAAACTAAAAAACATTAGTCATCTGCGGACGGAGCACCAAGT GTATGAACTTCCAGATGTGCATCCACTGCTTGAAGGG CTGGATAGACGTGAACCTGATGATCCAAGTCCATACCTTCTAGCTATATGGACACCAG GTGAAACTGCCAATTCAATTCAGCCACCTGAAACAAATTGCAATGCCCAAGCATCAGGTAGATTGTGCAATGAAAAAACATGTTACTCATGTAACAGTGTAAGGGAAGCCGATTCACAAACAGTTAGAGGCACTCTTCTG ATACCATGCCGAACAGCAACAAGAGGAAGCTTCCCACTCAATGGCACATATTTCCAAGTAAATGAG GTATTTGCTGATCATGATTCCAGTCTTAATCCAATTGATGTTCCAAGACGGATGATATGGTACCTGCCAAGAAGGACAGTCTACTTTGGGACTTCTGTCTCCACAATTTTTAAAG GCTTGTCAACTGAACAAATTCAACACTGTTTCTGGAAAG GATTTGTCTGTGTCAGGGGATTTGATCAGAAAACAAGAGCACCGCGCCCACTCATGGCCAGACTACACTTCCCAGCAAGCAGGTTGgtcaagaataaaaatgaaaccCGAAAGAAGGATGTGTCTGCTGCAGAGAGGATTGATAAATAG
- the LOC116018850 gene encoding uncharacterized protein LOC116018850 — MDRSNRRRLRCWLVQSAQQLAVGCLAGVAPSPTDPSLRHDAKTMISTYSFRGSIELGAISSDDTGKRLLVYSRVFECLENVIKQPIAGFRIQLFERLSRHESYFLDIEKLKRCLDKREVP, encoded by the exons ATGGATAGATCCAATCGCCGTCGACTTCGGTGTTGGCTGGTGCAGTCTGCTCAACAGCTCGCCGTTGGTTGCCTGGCCGGAGTTGCTCCCTCGCCAACTGATCCGAGCCTCCGACACGACGCC AAAACAATGATTTCAACTTACAGTTTCAGAGGCAGCATAGAGCTTGGAGCTATCAGTAGTGATGATACTGGAAAAAGGTTGTTGGTATATAGTCGTGTGTTTGAATGTCTTGAAAATGTAATTAAGCAGCCCATAGCTGGATTCAGGATTCAATTATTTGAACGACTGAGCAGACATGAATCTTATTTCCTGGacattgaaaaactaaaaaggtGTCTTGATAAACGTGAGGTGCCATAA